The DNA window GGGTTGAGGAATTTGTTGGAATGCCAGGAGGCGGCGAGCGGGCCGGTTTCTGCTTCGCCATCGCCCACCACGCAGGCGACCAGAAGGTCAGGATTGTCGAAGGCCGCGCCATAGGCGTGCACCAGGGCATAGCCGAGTTCGCCGCCTTCGTGGATCGAGCCGGGCGTCTCCGGCGCCGCGTGGCTCGGAATTCCGCCGGGAAACGAGAACTGCCTGAACAGCTTGCGCATTCCGTCGGCGTCGCGACCGATATCGGGATAAATCTCGCTGTAGGTTCCTTCGAGATAGGTGTTCGCCACCATGCCCGGCCCGCCATGGCCCGGACCGCAGATATAAATCATATCGAGATCGCGCTGCTTGATGAGCCTGTTCAGATGGGCATAGACGAAGTTGAGGCCGGGCGTGGTACCCCAATGGCCCAGCAGGCGCGGCTTGATGTGCTCAGCCCGCAGCGGCTCCCGCAACAGCGCGTTGTCGAGCAGATAAATCTGCCCGACCGATAGATAGTTCGCGGCGCGCCAATAGCGATCGAGCAAAACCAGATGGTCATCGCTCAATGCGGAGTTTCCGGCTGGCAAAGCTTGTTCCATGGGAGCGCCTCTTGTCGTTGTTCAGATGGTGCTGCAAGGGAGTTAACCCGGTCCCGTCAATTCCGTTTGATCCAGAGCAATAAAGATTGCTCCACCCCTTACCGACAAGGAGGCAGAAAACCGGCGATGTCATCAAACAAGAACGCCAGATAAATAATACTGTCACGAATTGAGACGATTGCGCCTCGCCGGCGCTGATCTGCGACGTCGATTGCCAGCGCTTCCCGACGCTCACGGCCGAAAAGCAATCAGGCCTGCCTAATCTTTCACCGGCGCTGGCGAGGCCGCTCACGCCGGTCGTTGTGCGCATTGCGCCAGCGCACGCATGACATCGTTGCGCGATATAATTCCTGAGAGCCGTTGCTCTGCATTCAAGATCGGAAGGCTTTTGATTCGATGCTCGACCATCAGCTGTAGCACCCGTGGTAGCCGCGTCGCGGCATCGACATAAATGAATTCCGGAGTCATGACGTCGGCGACCGTCTTTGACATCAGATCGTCATAGCTCGGCACCATGCGGGCTGGCGTAAAGGAAAAGCAGTTCAGAAAATCGAATTTGGTCACAAGGCCGACGATGTCGCCGTTGTCGCGGACCGGAAAGGCATTGAATCCATCTGCCTCGAACATCTTTTCCAGATCGCGCATCAAAACGTCCCGCGTCACGGTCTTCACCGTTCGCGTCATATATTCTCCAGCGGTCGCCTCAAGGAACCTATGCACGGCAGTACCCTTCCATATTGGATCCTTTAGTGAGACAGGAAAGAACACCGAGATGACTCGGTCGTGAGGTGGCGCGTGACACCGCCGAGTATCCACTCGCGGAGTCGCGAGTGACCATAGGCGCCTGCAATCACCATTCCGGCGCCGACATTCGCGGCAATCCAGTCGAGTTGCCCGGTGACTTCTGCCGTCGCTTCCGGAACGACAGTGCTCGCTACAATACCATGGCGCAGGAGCCAAGCCGCGACGTCCTCGACATGCGACAGCGCATCCGCGCGATAGGCGCCTTCCTCCGGAATTTCAGCGATCGCGACCTCTTTGGCCACGGCTAGGATCGGCAGCGCATCGAATATGGCCCTGCGCGCTTCTTTCACATCCTTCCAGGCCACCAATACGCTTCTCAGGTCGAGCCATTGGACAGTGGACGGGACAACGATGAGCGGTCGGCCCGCCCGCATCAGGAGATCGTTCGGATCGGCGGCGACACTAAGATCGACGACGGCTTCCTCCCGCGCTCCGACCACAAGAACGTCCGCCGCCCGGGCTTGCTGGACCACGTAATTCGACGGCAAGGCCTGGGCGGAACGCCATTCGACGGATTTTACGCGCTTTTGAACCGAACTGCGAAATTCCGCCTCGAGCTCCGACAGCCTTTTCCGGATCGCCTCGGCTTCCTGATCCAGAAGTTTTTGTGCATATTCGCCCTCAGCGAAATACAATGGCGCCCTCAGGTCTGAGGCTGCAATGCCGACGATCCGTGCCTCGAAGCGTTCGGCAATATCCCCGGCCACCGCGAGGCAGGCATCATTCGGCTGGTCTAGCGCCAAACTGACCATGACGGTTTTGTAATCCATCTCCCGCTCCGCTTCTGTGATCGCTGAAATGTCACTGGGCGAAATGCCCGCAATGCTGCTATGCAGTTTAAGCGGCGATTCCAGATCAAACCTGACCTAGATCAACACGAGGCGCTCGCTTTGCGGATTGCCGGAGTTTGCGCGCACGAAATTCGTGTGGACCGTCTTTTATTTCAATAGGATAAGAGCTACGGATAATTTCGTCACACCGCACTCCTCGCTCTTGTCCGGATCTGCGGCCCAAAGCATTCGGGGAGCCCAAAAAGGGCGGATCATGATAGACGTCGACCGCCCGTTTCGCAGTCAGGAACCGTTCGACCAAAACGTGCGCAGCGGGATCGAGGGATCAGGGGTCGGCACCTGGGATCTTGAATTTTCGACCCAGGAGCTGAGTTGGTCAAATACCACGCGAAAGCTGTTCGGCGTCTCACCGGAGCAATCGGTCAACTACGATCTCTTTCTTTCCCTGCTTGATTTGCAGGATCGGGATCGCACCGCCAAGGCTGTGCAGAAGTCCATCGAAACCGGCTGCAATTTCGATATCCAGTACAGGATACACCGGCATTCGGATGCAGGTCACTGGGTACGCACGCTTGGGGCCATCGTGGACGACGCGGATGGCAAGCCTGCGCGGCTCAGCGGCATCGTGCTCGACATCGACAATGAGAAGCGCCTCGAGGACGCATTGAGGACGCGCGAAAGACACTTTCGTTCGATCCTCGACACCGTGCCCGATGCGATGATCGTTATTGACGAACATGGCATCATGCAGTTTTTCAGCAGCGCTGCCGAACGCCAGTTTGGCTATGCCGAACCCGAAGCGATTGGAAAGAACATCAGTTTGCTGATGCCGGAGCCCGACCGTAGTCGTCATGATGGCTATCTTGCCCGCTATTTAAAAACCGGCGAGCGGCGTATCATCGGCATCGGCCGCATCGTTACCGGCATGCGCAAGGACGGCACAACATTTCCCATGTACCTCACCATCGGCGAGATGCAATCGGGCGGACGGCCCTACTTTACAGGTTTCGTCCGCGATCTTACCGAGCAGCAGCAGACCCAGGCAAGATTGCAAGAACTTCAATCCGAGCTGGTTCACGTGTCACGTCTGAGCGCGATGGGAGAGATGGCTTCAGCGCTTGCCCATGAACTTAATCAACCGCTTTCGGCCATCAGCAACTACATGAAGGGGTCACGCCGGCTCTTGGCTGCCAGCACGGACGCCAACGCGCCGAAGATCGAAGCGGCGCTCGATCGTGCTGCAGAGCAAGCCATCCGCGCCGGTGAGATCATCAGACGATTGCGCAACTTTGTTTCGCGAGAAGCGTCCGAGAAACGCGTCGAAAGTCTTTCGAAGCTGATAGAAGAAGCCGGAGCACTCGGTCTCACCGGCGCCCGCGAACAAGGCGTGATATTGCGGTTTAACCTCGATTCATCGTGTGACCTGGTCTTGGCCGATCGGGTTCAGATCCAGCAGGTTCTCGTCAATCTTTTTCGCAATGCGCTGGAAGCAATGGCTACTTCGACCCATAGAGAGCTTATCGCCTCGAACGCCAAGGTCGTCGATGATATGATCGAAATCGCGGTTTCGGATACCGGGCACGGGTTCGGTGACAGCACCCAGGCAAATCTGTTTCAACCCTTCTTCACGACAAAGGAAACAGGCATGGGCGTCGGCCTTTCGATCAGTCGAACGATCATCGAAACCCATGGCGGCCGGATGTGGGCCGAGACAAACGACGCAGGTGGCGCGACGTTTCGCTTCACGTTACCTGCTGCGTCTGCCAAGGAAATGACGCATGTCGCAGAGCGGTAAGGTTTATGTCATCGATGATGATGCGGCGATGCGCGACTCTCTCGATTTTCTGCTGGGTTCCGCCGGGTTCCACGTGCAGCTTTTTGATTCCGCGCAGACTTTCCTCGACGAACTTCCGCGGATGGAGACGGGTTGCGTTGTCACGGACATTCGCATGCCCGGAATCGATGGCATTGAGCTGCTACGTCGGCTGAACTCAGGTGTCCGCAGGCTTCCCGTCATCGTCATGACGGGGCATGGCGACGTTCCTCTCGCCGTTGAAGCCATGAAACTGGGCGCGCTCGATTTCCTTGAAAAGCCGTTCGAGGACGAGCGGCTCGTGAGCATGATCGAAACGGCGCTTTCGCAGACCGATAACGGTTCAAAAAACGAGGCGATTACGGCTGACATGGCCTCGCGGGTGGCTTCCCTTACCCAGCGGGAACACCAGGTGATGCTGGGCCTCGTGACCGGTCAATCGAATAAGGTGATCGCCAAGGAGTACGATATCAGCCCACGCACCGTCGAAGTCTACCGTGCGAATGTCATGACCAAGATGCAGGCGGGTAACCTTTCGGAACTCGTCAGATTTGCGATCCGGGCCGGGATGCTCAAGGATTGAGCTAAATCAATTCCAGTTGACGAAAATCGGCTATCAAGTTTCGATGATCGACGCCCATCATCCCCGAGCAGGGAATACCGAAATCGACTCTCCAGCCAGGAGAGCGATGGTCTACGTCGTTGATGATGACTTTGACGTCCTTAAATCGCTGCGATTTCTTTTGGAAACGGAAGGGTTCGACGTCCGGACGTTTCGCAGCGGATCCGCGCTGCTTGCGTCTCGCACCCGACACGACGCAGATTGCCTTGTCATCGACTACAAGATGGCCGGAATCGACGGGATCGAGCTTGCGCGCAAGCTGCGCGATCTCAACGTCGATACGCCGATCGTTCTGATCACCGGCTATCCGGACGAAAGCATCCTGACGAAAGCCAGCCTTGCCGGGGTGCGTCAAGTCCTTCTAAAGCCCCATCTGGAGGACAGTCTGGTGGCGTCCGTTCGAAACTTCATGGAAACAAACCGCGCCGCGGACTAAAGCCTGAGCCGGCTTCCCGCTTCCGGGAATCGTGATCCTAGGAATCATGGCCTGAGGCGCTGGACGTTGCCAGGTCAACTCCGGAAGAGCCCTTAGGGAAGCCCCCTTAGGATATCGACCGAAATGTTCGGGAACGAATATCCTCGGTAAACCCCGGCCATCCCGCATCGAGGAATGGCAAAATGCTTACCCAAACAATCAGTGCTACGACCACCAAGGTTGCTCCCGCCTGCCACGCCCAAACCCCACCGTTTGCCGACCAGTTCAGTGTGATAGCCCGCTGCTCGGGAGTGGTCGCGACCGAATTCTCCTACAAAAAGGAAGAGGAGATCTACGGAGAAGACGAGCCTGCCGAATATGTTTACCAGGTGATCCGTGGCGCTGTTCGCACCTACAAGCTCTTGAGCGACGGACGACGTCAAATCGGGGCGTTCCATTTGCCCGGAGACGTCTTTGGCCTCGATCCCGATTCTACTCATCGCCTGACAGCCGAGGCGATTACGGACACCACCGTCCGCCTGGTGAAACGCCGGAGCCTTGAAGCGGCAGCTGGATCCAATGTTCAGGTCGCCCATCATCTTTGGACCATGACCGCCAGCGACCTGCGGCATGCGGAAGATCATATGCTATTGCTCGGCCGCAAAACCGCTCTGGAACGCGTAGCCACCTTCCTTCTGGAGATGGATCGCCGGCTCGCGAAGGCGGGCATGATGGCCTTGCCAATGTGCCGCCGCGATATCGGCGACTATCTTGGCCTTACCCTGGAAACGGTGTCGAGGGCGCTTTCGCAGCTCAACGACCAAGGCATCCTGGCGTTTTCGAGTGCCCGTCAAATCGTGCTCCGCAACCGCCAGCGTTTGGCAGACATGGATGCGTGAGCGGAAGCGCAAACTCTAACTCAAACCGGCGATGCGCCACCGAAAAGAAAGGGTATCAAATGAACAATTATCGTGTCTCGTTCTACAAGGACCTGCTGAATTCGGACGGCCATAATTCCAAATGCCTCCAACAGCAAATTGATGTGCAATCAGACGGCCCCTCCGATGCACTGGTATTAGCTGAACAACGGATCGACAGCGCTCGCTTGAATGCGGACCGCATCGAGGTGGTACGCCTGGCCTGCAGTCATAACCATCTGGAACATTCATCTGGGGATTCGGCCGCTCTCTGCAAACACACTTAAGGCCGTAATGCTCTTTCCATGAAGGAATCCAATACGTATTTGCACTGCGCGGCCCTGCCGGCGGAACTATCCCCGAATAGGTACGCAAGTGGTAAGCTGAACTGCGACAGCACTGGAGACGAAAGGCCAATGAGCGAAGGCCGACTTTTGTCGGGATCCCCACCACGCTGAGATCGTCGCACCGTTGACGCCTGGCCAAAGCGGCAAAGCGAGCATCGATGACTGAAATCACTCATTTCGTGGCGTTGCCGTTTGATCTTATCGACGGCAGCCTTGTTGCCGGCAATCCCGTCGATTGTGCGGATCCCGCCGTCGCGATCCAGACGGCTCAGGGGCAGTGGAAAGTCTTTGGTCACGTCGGCGCTGTTGCGTACAGCCGCACCAGCGATTTCGGAGCGGGAAAATACAACCAAAAGCACGTGCTGCGCCGGTTTGGACAGGTGCCGGACGAGTACCTCCGAGCAGATCGATGACGAATGAGTTACGGATGGCCGCGCTCGTATTTGACCTTTCCACAACGGCCGCGCTCGCCGAAAACTGGTTGTGCGCCAGGACATGACATGCTCTTAGACCGCTCGGCTGTGGAGCTGTTTCGATCCATCGAGATGCGCGTCAAAGGCGGCAGCGACGCTGCGAACGAGAAAGCGCGAGTCATCGGCCAAAGCCAGCGTAGCGCCGTCAAGCTTGACGATGCCATCTGAAATCAAGTTATGGAGACGGGGCGACGATTCCAGGATCGCTTCGGCAGCCGATCCATGCCGCGAACAGATTTGATCGAGATCGACGCCGAAGTCGCACATGATGCGCTCGATAATTTCGGCCCGTAGGCGATCATCATCAGTCAACGCATAACCTTTGACCGTTGCCAATCTCCCGCTGGTGATGGATCCCAAATAGGCGCGCGTGTGCACTTCGTTCTGAACGTACCCCCGCGACAAGCGTCCGATGGCGCTGGCGCCGAATCCGAGCAGAATATTGCTGGCGTCCGTCGTGTAGCCCTGGAAGTTTCTGCGAAGCTTTCCATCCCGGAAGGCGCCGGCCATTTTGTCTCCGGAAAGCGCGAAATGATCCAGCCCGATCTGGAGATATCCGGCTTTCTTCAACGCGTCTGCGATCGCTTCGAACTGCTGATCCCTTTGAAGGCTGTCGGGAAGCGACGCATCGTCGATCTTGCGCTGGTGCTTCTTGAATGTCGGTACGTGCGCATAGCCGAACACGGAAAGGCGATCGGGACGAAGCTCGACGCATCGATGGAGGGTGTCGAGGCAGGACGCGATGGTCTGGTGAGGCAATCCATAGATCAGATCGAAATTGACGCCAGTGATGCCAGCCCGCCGAAGGTTTGTCGTGGCGACCGCGGTCTCGTCGAAACCTTGCACCCGATGGATGGCGTGCTGGACCAGGGGATCGAAGCTTTGCACGCCGAGGCTTGCGCGATTAACCCCGCCATTTGCCAGCGCATCGATCATCGCTACGGTCAGTGTCCGCGGGTCGATCTCGACGGCGATTTCGGCCGAAGGCGCAATAAAGAAGGAGCGCCTGATCGACGCGATCAGGTCCGCAAAGTGCTCGGGCGCCATGATCGTCGGCGTTCCACCGCCAAAGTGGATGTGGTCGACCTGGACGCGGTGACCGATCTGGCCCGATACCAGATCGATTTCGCGGCACAAAGAGGAAGCGTAGGCGGCAATGGGTTCGTCACGGCGAGCGACCGACGTGTGGCAGCCGCAATACCAGCACATCGACCGGCAGAACGGAACGTGCAGATACAGTGAAGCGCTGGCGCTCCGCGGGATGGCCTTCAGCCATTCTGCGTAGGTGTCGGGACCTATTGCGGCCGAGAAATGCGGAGCGGTCGGATAGCTGGTATATCTCGGCAATCGTTCGTGTCCATAGCGAGCCGCAAGATCTTGTCGCATCGTCGGACCCGTCCGAAGTAATCGACCGCTGTCAGGCGGCCTCGTTGGCCTCAAGTTCCGGATTCAATAGCCTGCCGCATGGAGGGCCGCCTTGCGCTCGCGCAAAGAGTGGTGAGCGCTTGAAGCTGAAGGCAGGAACGCCAAGCCCGTGGATTCCAGCAGTGGCGCCAATCTGCCAGAGCCGTCCGGCCCGGTCCGCTCCGCCCAGCAAGATGCACCCCGCTGGTGTAAGCGGACGGGGATGAATTCCGTTCGCCCCGGTTTGCGGCACATGTCGAACCCCGCGCGTGCACAAACGGTCGCGGGAGCAGCTGTTCCCGTCATCCGGGCCAGCAGAGGCCGCACGAATGCGATGGCACCGGCCAACGCCGCCAGGGGGTTGCCCGGTTTCATCGCAACCTTGAGCACGGCCAGATCGCCGCCGAATCGAACAGCGCATCGCGGACGTGATCCTCGTCGCCCACCGCCTTTCGGCGACGTCAAAGACCAGCACCCATAAGACTGCTCCTTTCGAGGGTGGTGTCCAGTCGCGCCCGCCGCGTCTAGCCAGGCCCCCTCCAGCCGGCTGTGTCCAGCTGATCAGGCCCGCCGCTTGTGACGAGCGATCAGCTGATCAGCCACGTCGTTCAGGTCGCCGCCGACGATCTGCGGCTGAGGACCGACTCCCAAAATATCATTGCCGACGCGCTTGATCAGGGCAGCTTCCCAACCGGCCGCCACTGCGCCGAGCGTGTCCCATGTATGGCAAGCGATCAGACAAAGCTGCGAGGGGCCGACCCCGAGCTCCCTCTCGACATAGGCGTAGGCTTGGCGCGACGGCTTGTGGTGTTTCACGCCATCCGCGCTGAAGCGTCTTTCGAACAAGTCGACGATGCCGCCGTGCTCGAGCTGACGGGTTTGAACCTCAAGCAAATTGTCCGTGAGGGTGAAGAGCCGAAAACCCGCATCGCGCAGCTTGCGAAGCGCAGCTGAAACCTCGCGGCACGGCGGCATCGTCGAGAATTTTTCCTTGAGTTCCTGCTTGTCCGCGTCATTGATTTTAATGCCCTGTGTATCCGCCAGCATCTTCATCACGGCGGCGCCGATATCCGTGAACGGCACGTAGCAGCCAGCGACCGTCAAGGCTGCCGAATACAAGATGAGATTAGCAAACCAGAGACGCATGTCCTGCTTGTCGCCGAAGATGCGCTCAAACGTCGGCTCCATCGTTTGGAGATCGAGCAGCGTCTCATTGACATCAAAGACAATCAGAGGAAGCGCGGACATGTCTGACTCCGTTTTTTGTCCTGGTCCAATTAGATCGACTTAACCTCACCGCCATCGATGCGAAGTTGGGTACCGGTTATCCACCGTGCGGCAGGAGAAACCAGAAAAGCCATCAGCTCGGCGATATCTTGCGGCTCCCCATAGCGACCGATGCCAGCCTGCGTCAGGAGCGTCTGCTTTGCCTCGTCGATGCCGACCTTATGCGCCGCGGCCCATTTTTCGATCATGGACAGGCGCCGACCGGTCATGACCGGCCCCGGAGACACACTGTTGACCTGGATGCCATCCTTAAGACCACGATCGGCAAACGCCTTGGCCAGGGCGACGATCGCAGCATTAATCACTCCGACCGCTGCTGCCGACGCTGTTGGAATCTCCGCGGCATTTCCGGCGATAAGAACGACGGCGCCGTTCGTCGCCTTCAAGGCCTCCCACGCGCGAAGCGTCAGCCGACGCGCCCCATGAAGCTTGAGATCCATGCCGGCGTTCCATTGTTCGTCCGTCATTTGGAGTAAGTCGACCCCAGGCACGGCGCCAGCGATGTTCAACAGCGCGTCGATCCGACCGAACTTTTCCAACGTTCGACCAACGACGGTTTCGGCCGCCGCCGGGACCATGAGA is part of the Bradyrhizobium canariense genome and encodes:
- a CDS encoding CBS domain-containing protein; protein product: MHRFLEATAGEYMTRTVKTVTRDVLMRDLEKMFEADGFNAFPVRDNGDIVGLVTKFDFLNCFSFTPARMVPSYDDLMSKTVADVMTPEFIYVDAATRLPRVLQLMVEHRIKSLPILNAEQRLSGIISRNDVMRALAQCAQRPA
- a CDS encoding universal stress protein, with amino-acid sequence MDYKTVMVSLALDQPNDACLAVAGDIAERFEARIVGIAASDLRAPLYFAEGEYAQKLLDQEAEAIRKRLSELEAEFRSSVQKRVKSVEWRSAQALPSNYVVQQARAADVLVVGAREEAVVDLSVAADPNDLLMRAGRPLIVVPSTVQWLDLRSVLVAWKDVKEARRAIFDALPILAVAKEVAIAEIPEEGAYRADALSHVEDVAAWLLRHGIVASTVVPEATAEVTGQLDWIAANVGAGMVIAGAYGHSRLREWILGGVTRHLTTESSRCSFLSH
- the fixL gene encoding sensor protein FixL, coding for MIDVDRPFRSQEPFDQNVRSGIEGSGVGTWDLEFSTQELSWSNTTRKLFGVSPEQSVNYDLFLSLLDLQDRDRTAKAVQKSIETGCNFDIQYRIHRHSDAGHWVRTLGAIVDDADGKPARLSGIVLDIDNEKRLEDALRTRERHFRSILDTVPDAMIVIDEHGIMQFFSSAAERQFGYAEPEAIGKNISLLMPEPDRSRHDGYLARYLKTGERRIIGIGRIVTGMRKDGTTFPMYLTIGEMQSGGRPYFTGFVRDLTEQQQTQARLQELQSELVHVSRLSAMGEMASALAHELNQPLSAISNYMKGSRRLLAASTDANAPKIEAALDRAAEQAIRAGEIIRRLRNFVSREASEKRVESLSKLIEEAGALGLTGAREQGVILRFNLDSSCDLVLADRVQIQQVLVNLFRNALEAMATSTHRELIASNAKVVDDMIEIAVSDTGHGFGDSTQANLFQPFFTTKETGMGVGLSISRTIIETHGGRMWAETNDAGGATFRFTLPAASAKEMTHVAER
- the fixJ gene encoding response regulator FixJ, with the translated sequence MSQSGKVYVIDDDAAMRDSLDFLLGSAGFHVQLFDSAQTFLDELPRMETGCVVTDIRMPGIDGIELLRRLNSGVRRLPVIVMTGHGDVPLAVEAMKLGALDFLEKPFEDERLVSMIETALSQTDNGSKNEAITADMASRVASLTQREHQVMLGLVTGQSNKVIAKEYDISPRTVEVYRANVMTKMQAGNLSELVRFAIRAGMLKD
- a CDS encoding response regulator — translated: MIDAHHPRAGNTEIDSPARRAMVYVVDDDFDVLKSLRFLLETEGFDVRTFRSGSALLASRTRHDADCLVIDYKMAGIDGIELARKLRDLNVDTPIVLITGYPDESILTKASLAGVRQVLLKPHLEDSLVASVRNFMETNRAAD
- a CDS encoding helix-turn-helix domain-containing protein, whose product is MLTQTISATTTKVAPACHAQTPPFADQFSVIARCSGVVATEFSYKKEEEIYGEDEPAEYVYQVIRGAVRTYKLLSDGRRQIGAFHLPGDVFGLDPDSTHRLTAEAITDTTVRLVKRRSLEAAAGSNVQVAHHLWTMTASDLRHAEDHMLLLGRKTALERVATFLLEMDRRLAKAGMMALPMCRRDIGDYLGLTLETVSRALSQLNDQGILAFSSARQIVLRNRQRLADMDA
- the hemN gene encoding oxygen-independent coproporphyrinogen III oxidase codes for the protein MRQDLAARYGHERLPRYTSYPTAPHFSAAIGPDTYAEWLKAIPRSASASLYLHVPFCRSMCWYCGCHTSVARRDEPIAAYASSLCREIDLVSGQIGHRVQVDHIHFGGGTPTIMAPEHFADLIASIRRSFFIAPSAEIAVEIDPRTLTVAMIDALANGGVNRASLGVQSFDPLVQHAIHRVQGFDETAVATTNLRRAGITGVNFDLIYGLPHQTIASCLDTLHRCVELRPDRLSVFGYAHVPTFKKHQRKIDDASLPDSLQRDQQFEAIADALKKAGYLQIGLDHFALSGDKMAGAFRDGKLRRNFQGYTTDASNILLGFGASAIGRLSRGYVQNEVHTRAYLGSITSGRLATVKGYALTDDDRLRAEIIERIMCDFGVDLDQICSRHGSAAEAILESSPRLHNLISDGIVKLDGATLALADDSRFLVRSVAAAFDAHLDGSKQLHSRAV
- a CDS encoding haloacid dehalogenase type II, whose amino-acid sequence is MSALPLIVFDVNETLLDLQTMEPTFERIFGDKQDMRLWFANLILYSAALTVAGCYVPFTDIGAAVMKMLADTQGIKINDADKQELKEKFSTMPPCREVSAALRKLRDAGFRLFTLTDNLLEVQTRQLEHGGIVDLFERRFSADGVKHHKPSRQAYAYVERELGVGPSQLCLIACHTWDTLGAVAAGWEAALIKRVGNDILGVGPQPQIVGGDLNDVADQLIARHKRRA
- a CDS encoding SDR family oxidoreductase yields the protein MSKSVAIVTGASSGIGRATAIRLSRDFSAVVLAARGGIELGKVAEQVRAQGAEPLPIDLDLMVPAAAETVVGRTLEKFGRIDALLNIAGAVPGVDLLQMTDEQWNAGMDLKLHGARRLTLRAWEALKATNGAVVLIAGNAAEIPTASAAAVGVINAAIVALAKAFADRGLKDGIQVNSVSPGPVMTGRRLSMIEKWAAAHKVGIDEAKQTLLTQAGIGRYGEPQDIAELMAFLVSPAARWITGTQLRIDGGEVKSI